A genomic segment from Ruegeria sp. TM1040 encodes:
- a CDS encoding DUF2269 family protein yields MIVWIDVVRLLHVLGACVLIGTGAGIAFFMVMAHRTRDAASIAHTAHIVVIADMLFTATAAVAQPITGFVLARYYGWPLWEGWIAVSLALYVFIGLFWLPVVSIQIKMRDEARTSAQTATPLSARYMLLYRIWFACGVPAFLAIVALLWLMVVRPAI; encoded by the coding sequence ATGATTGTCTGGATTGATGTTGTGCGTTTGCTGCACGTCCTTGGCGCCTGTGTTTTGATCGGCACCGGAGCCGGGATCGCGTTCTTTATGGTCATGGCTCATCGCACCAGGGATGCGGCCAGTATCGCGCATACAGCCCATATTGTTGTCATCGCTGACATGCTGTTCACGGCAACGGCTGCGGTAGCGCAACCTATCACAGGCTTCGTTTTGGCTCGCTATTATGGGTGGCCCCTTTGGGAAGGTTGGATTGCAGTCTCGCTCGCGCTGTATGTATTTATTGGGCTTTTTTGGCTGCCTGTCGTGTCGATCCAAATCAAAATGCGTGACGAGGCCCGTACATCCGCCCAAACAGCGACACCGCTGTCAGCACGCTACATGCTGTTGTATCGCATTTGGTTCGCGTGCGGCGTCCCGGCGTTCCTGGCGATTGTTGCGCTGCTATGGCTCATGGTTGTCCGCCCCGCGATATGA
- a CDS encoding DMT family transporter: MHTTDLLRLAALVFTAVTCVVLGDTAGKVLTSGGVDPVIVAWARFGLGALVLLPLSGLRLTELSIARDWRVWLRAGFVTAGISCILTALRTEPIANVFGAFFVGPGVSYVIAVLFLGERPSPLRSLLLGLGFIGVMLVVKPGFGVSFGLFYALAAGCFYGAYLAMTRTVAGSYRPRLLLMSQLLIGTLLLTPMGLSVEMPTLDWTIFTLLSLSALGSAVGNYILVVVNKTAEASLIAPLVYSQLISATVLGVVVFGEWPDVISLCGLGLILLSGFGSLLAHQRATPL; this comes from the coding sequence ATGCACACCACTGATCTTCTGCGCCTTGCCGCTCTGGTTTTCACCGCCGTCACCTGTGTTGTGCTTGGCGATACCGCAGGTAAAGTGCTGACCTCGGGCGGTGTGGATCCGGTGATCGTCGCTTGGGCACGCTTTGGACTTGGGGCTTTGGTGCTCCTGCCGCTGAGTGGTCTGCGTCTTACCGAGCTGTCGATTGCCCGCGACTGGAGGGTCTGGCTCAGGGCAGGCTTTGTCACCGCCGGGATTTCCTGCATTCTGACCGCGCTGCGCACAGAGCCGATCGCCAATGTGTTTGGCGCATTTTTTGTGGGGCCCGGCGTTTCCTATGTGATTGCGGTCCTGTTCCTGGGCGAGCGCCCCTCGCCGCTGCGCAGCCTGCTGCTGGGGCTTGGGTTCATTGGCGTCATGCTGGTGGTCAAACCCGGGTTCGGCGTGAGCTTTGGGCTGTTCTACGCGCTGGCGGCGGGGTGTTTCTATGGCGCCTATCTGGCAATGACCCGCACCGTGGCCGGCAGCTATCGACCGCGACTTTTGTTGATGTCGCAGCTGCTGATCGGCACGCTGCTGCTGACCCCGATGGGGCTCAGCGTGGAGATGCCGACACTTGACTGGACGATCTTTACGCTCCTGTCGCTGAGCGCGCTCGGTTCGGCAGTCGGGAACTATATTCTCGTGGTCGTGAACAAAACCGCCGAGGCCTCTCTGATTGCGCCGTTGGTCTACAGCCAGTTGATTTCGGCAACTGTGCTGGGCGTCGTGGTTTTTGGCGAGTGGCCCGATGTGATTTCGCTTTGTGGTCTTGGGCTGATCCTCCTGTCAGGGTTTGGCTCGCTTCTGGCCCATCAGCGCGCGACGCCGCTCTGA